Proteins co-encoded in one Prunus persica cultivar Lovell chromosome G6, Prunus_persica_NCBIv2, whole genome shotgun sequence genomic window:
- the LOC18774371 gene encoding uncharacterized protein LOC18774371, producing the protein MALSWVLPTTLLFALAFANIQLSTCQVVKAKVTCLDCHQNTDFSGIKVLVKCGQVKKLAMATTEKDGSFETKLPVGNSKSPMNCLARILGGPDQLYASRKVVASEIVKTQEPNSYTISTPLGFTTSCPLNIKEAACKAMNKFGSSKTVNLPLPPDWGLAPSSYYVPFIPIIGIP; encoded by the exons ATGGCGCTTTCCTGGGTGCTCCCAACAACACTTCTCTTTGCTCTGGCTTTTGCAAACATTCAGCTCTCCACATGCCAAGTTGTGAAGGCCAAGGTCACTTGCCTTGACTGCCATCAAAATACTGATTTCTCGG GAATTAAGGTTCTGGTGAAGTGTGGTCAAGTGAAAAAGTTGGCAATGGCAACAACTGAAAAAGATGGTTCATTTGAGACTAAGCTCCCAGTAGGCAACTCAAAATCTCCTATGAACTGCCTTGCCAGGATTCTAGGAGGTCCAGACCAGCTCTATGCTTCAAGAAAAGTCGTGGCTTCTGAGATTGTCAAGACCCAAGAGCCTAACTCCTACACCATTTCAACTCCTCTTGGTTTCACCACATCATGCCCTTTGAACATAAAAGAGGCAGCTTGCAAAGCCATGAACAAGTTTGGCTCATCGAAGACCGTTAATCTGCCTCTGCCTCCAGACTGGGGCTTGGCACCCTCAAGCTATTATGTTCCCTTCATCCCTATCATTGGCATACCTTAA
- the LOC18774757 gene encoding NAC domain-containing protein 90 produces MEELPPGYRFYPTEEELVSFYLLNKLEGKRDDTRRVIPVVDIYSKEPWDLPKFSGELCHGDTEQWFFFTPRQQREAQGGRPNRTTASGYWKATGSPGYVYSSDNKVIGVKKTMVFYKGKAPTGRKTKWKMNEYRAIEADNPTTTSTSVPKYLRNEFRLCRVYVVSGSCRAFDRRPLEGSGETKHQLSESMGGTSTFSLKAPMVEKASSSDETFSYSEELADLPETYAGINSTNWEIIEGLEQPLWEWEQLNLL; encoded by the exons ATGGAGGAGCTGCCACCAGGTTACCGCTTCTACCCGACAGAAGAAGAACTGGTCTCCTTCTACCTCCTTAACAAACTCGAAGGGAAGCGAGACGATACTCGTCGCGTAATCCCAGTCGTAGACATTTACAGCAAAGAGCCATGGGACCTTCCAA AGTTTTCAGGGGAGTTGTGCCATGGAGACACAGAGCAATGGTTTTTCTTCACACCAAGACAACAAAGAGAAGCCCAAGGAGGAAGGCCCAACAGGACCACAGCTTCTGGGTACTGGAAGGCCACAGGCTCTCCTGGGTATGTTTACTCCTCAGATAACAAGGTCATTGGAGTGAAGAAAACCATGGTTTTCTATAAAGGCAAAGCTCCAACTGGACGGAAAACCAAATGGAAGATGAATGAGTACAGAGCCATTGAAGCAGATAACCCAACTACCACTAGCACTAGTGTCCCCAAG TACTTGAGGAATGAATTCAGATTGTGCCGGGTGTACGTGGTATCTGGGAGTTGTCGAGCATTTGACAGACGACCATTAGAAGGAAGTGGAGAGACGAAGCATCAATTGAGTGAGTCTATGGGTGGAACAAGCACCTTTTCTCTGAAGGCTCCAATGGTGGAGAAAGCAAGCTCATCGGATGAAACTTTTTCATATTCAGAAGAGCTTGCTGATCTCCCAGAGACGTATGCAGGGATTAACAGTACTAATTGGGAGATTATTGAAGGTCTTGAACAACCTCTATGGGAATGGGAACAATTAAATTTGCTTTAA
- the LOC18774369 gene encoding vesicle-associated membrane protein 714 isoform X2, which produces MAILYAVVARGTIVLAEFSAVTGNTGAVARRILEKLPSEADSRVCFSQDRYIFHILKSDGLTFLCMANDTFGRRIPFSYLEDIHMRFMKNYGRVAPYAPAYAMNDEFSRVLHQQMEFFSSNPSADTLNRVRGEVGEIRTIMVDNIEKILERGDRIELLVDKTATMQDSAFHFKKQSKRLRRALWMKNAKLLL; this is translated from the exons ATGGCGATTCTCTACGCCGTGGTGGCTCGAGGAACAATCGTGTTGGCCGAGTTCAGCGCGGTCACAGGGAACACAGGGGCAGTGGCTCGGCGCATCTTGGAAAAGCTTCCATCGGAGGCGGATTCTAGGGTTTGCTTCTCCCAGGATCGGTACATCTTCCACATACTCAAATCCGATGGCCTCACTTTTCTTTGCATGGCCAACGACACCTTCGGCA GGAGAATACCCTTCTCATACTTGGAGGATATTCATATGAgatttatgaaaaattatgGCAGAGTGGCCCCTTATGCTCCTGCTTATGCAATGAACGACGAATTTTCGAGGGTTTTGCATCAGCAGATGGAGTTTTTCTCCAGCAATCCTAGCGCTGATACTCTCAACCGTGTGAGAGGCGAAGTTGGTGAG ATACGAACTATAATGGTGGACAACATAGAAAAGATATTGGAGAGGGGTGACCGAATTGAGCTTCTTGTTGACAAAACTGCAACTATGCAAGATAGTGCATTTCACTTCAAGAAGCAGTCCAAACGGCTTCGTCGAGCTCTGTGGATGAAAAATGCCAAGCTCTT GCTTTGA
- the LOC18774369 gene encoding vesicle-associated membrane protein 714 isoform X1, with the protein MAILYAVVARGTIVLAEFSAVTGNTGAVARRILEKLPSEADSRVCFSQDRYIFHILKSDGLTFLCMANDTFGRRIPFSYLEDIHMRFMKNYGRVAPYAPAYAMNDEFSRVLHQQMEFFSSNPSADTLNRVRGEVGEIRTIMVDNIEKILERGDRIELLVDKTATMQDSAFHFKKQSKRLRRALWMKNAKLLALLTCVIVVLLYIIIAVCCGGVTLPSCRS; encoded by the exons ATGGCGATTCTCTACGCCGTGGTGGCTCGAGGAACAATCGTGTTGGCCGAGTTCAGCGCGGTCACAGGGAACACAGGGGCAGTGGCTCGGCGCATCTTGGAAAAGCTTCCATCGGAGGCGGATTCTAGGGTTTGCTTCTCCCAGGATCGGTACATCTTCCACATACTCAAATCCGATGGCCTCACTTTTCTTTGCATGGCCAACGACACCTTCGGCA GGAGAATACCCTTCTCATACTTGGAGGATATTCATATGAgatttatgaaaaattatgGCAGAGTGGCCCCTTATGCTCCTGCTTATGCAATGAACGACGAATTTTCGAGGGTTTTGCATCAGCAGATGGAGTTTTTCTCCAGCAATCCTAGCGCTGATACTCTCAACCGTGTGAGAGGCGAAGTTGGTGAG ATACGAACTATAATGGTGGACAACATAGAAAAGATATTGGAGAGGGGTGACCGAATTGAGCTTCTTGTTGACAAAACTGCAACTATGCAAGATAGTGCATTTCACTTCAAGAAGCAGTCCAAACGGCTTCGTCGAGCTCTGTGGATGAAAAATGCCAAGCTCTT GGCCCTGTTGACATGCGTGATTGTTGTGCTTCTGTACATTATAATTGCTGTTTGTTGTGGAGGCGTCACGCTACCTTCCTGCAGATCTTGA